DNA from Comamonas serinivorans:
CACTGGCCTGCAATGCAGCGTCGAGCTGATTCAGGCTATCGATGGCCCGAACAGGCAAACGGTGCATTAACCCCCAGGTGCACGCTCTTCCTGCATATCGAACGCAGGCAGTATGCATTGCTTCGCATCTTAATACAGACGAGAAGAAGAGCATACCTCTCCAAAATTATGCATTCGAGGTGATTCGCGTCCAAACCCGAGGGCTCGCCCCCGCAGCGAAGCCGTGCTCGACTGCTGCCCTGCAGCATGTTTGCCGTCGTGCAATCGGCAAGCTTGGAATCCTGGTCGAGACATGGTGTTGCGCACCTCGGCTGTCTGCGATGGATGCTCACGCGGTCCTCCAGTGATGAGCTTGAAGCCGCTTGTTGGCGCGCGTGGTCGCGACTCCCGACCCGTGAGGATGCCGATGCTTGGATCAGCGAGCAGCACATCGTCAGACCTTGCTCTTCGCATCTGGGATCTAGATGCGTGAACGCGCCTTCGCTTGGCCTCAATTTGTGCGATCCAGTGAAGCAACATTTTGAGCACCAGCAGAAATGCCATTGGCAGCGCGTTGGCAAAGGCATGCGCCGGCTTCAAAAGCGGAAATTGAGCCGTGGACCACGATCGTCTGTCGCAGCTAGACCTCGCATGGCCGCCCATCGGCTGGCAGAAGCCGGCTGCGCGCCACCGACCACTCAGGGCAAGCGCGGCTTGACCCTGCTGGCGGCCAGTCGGGCGCGTTCGCGCGCCTCGGGCACGGCCTCGGCACGGGCCAAGGCCACGCCCATGCGCCGTTTCACAAACCCCTCGGGCTTGCCGAACAAGCGCAGGTCGCTGTCGGGCACCGACAGCGCCTCCGCCACGCCGTCGAACACCAGGCCGTGGCCGTCCACCCCCCCGTAGATCACGGCGCTGGCACCGGCATTGCGCAAGCGGGTGTCCACAGGCAAGCCCAGGATTGCTCGTGCATGCAGCTCAAACTCGCTTTGCCACTGCGTGGCCAAGGTCACCAAGCCAGTGTCGTGCGGACGCGGTGACACCTCGCTGAACCACACCTGGTCGCCTTGGACAAACAGCTCGACGCCATACAACCCCAGGCCAGACGGCTGGCCATCCCGCCCCTGCCCCAGGTTGTCGGTCACTGCCTTGGCGATGGCCCGCGCCGACTGCAACGCGGCCGCCTGCATGGGCTGTGGCTGCCAGCTCTCCACGTAGTCGCCGCTTTGTTGCAGGTGGCCAATGGGCTCGCAAAACTGCGTTTCGATCTCGCCCTGCGCGTTTCGTGCGCGCACCGTGAGCAACGTGATCTCGTAGTCGAAATCGATGAACCCTTCCACGATCACGCGACCTTTGGCCACGCGGCCGCCCTCCATCGCGTAGTCCCAGGCGCAGGCCACGTCTTCTGGGCCGTCGACCTTGCTCTGCCCTTTGCCCGAGCTGCTCATCACCGGCTTGACCACGCAGGGATAGCCGATGGCAGGTTGACCGTCGGCCCCGGTGATGGCGGCTTGCAGCTCGGCCAGTGAATCACAGAAGCGATAGGGGCTGGTCGGCAGCCCCAGCGTCTCGGCTGCCAACCGGCGAATGCCCTCGCGGTCCATGGTGAGGCGCGCCGCACGCGCCGTGGGAATCACACGGACGCCTCCCGCGGCCTCCAGCTCCTCCAACATGGGCGTGGCAATGGCTTCGATCTCCGGCACCACCAAGTCAGGCTTCTCGGCTTCGATCAAGGCCTTGAGCTGGGCCGGATCACTCATGGTGATGGTCCGCGCGTGATGCGCCACCTGGTGGCCGGGGGCGTGGTCGTAACGGTCCACCGCAATCGTCTCGACCCCCAAGCGCTGGAGGGACATCAGCACCTCCTTGCCCAGCTCGCCACTGCCCAGCAGCATGACTTTGGTGGCATGGGAGGAGAGCGGGGTTCCAAGCGTGGTCATGGGGTGAATCCGGCGATGGTGCAAAGTGGCATCATAGCTTGACGCACCTCATGAAAGCAGTATGGCCGCACGTCCGCCCTTGAAAGAGCAGCAGTGCGACCATACCCAGTCGAAACTGCAAACAGTGTCTTTTTCAGCGTGCCCAACACTCGGTGGCTGGCAAGCTCGCACCAACAACGTCCTGCACACCGGTGTTGGTCAACGTGAAATCCTTGCACTTGTCATTGGCTTGACCGCCTTTGGCAGTGGCCGTCAGGGTGTAACCGCTGCCACTTTGGGCATACGAAATGGTGTAAGCGTCCGATTTCACCGTCTGCAAGGCAGCCGGAAAATCCGCATCCGCGGGATACTTGCCCGTGGAGGTGGACACGCGTTCCACCCACACGGCCGCGGCCTGCAAACCCGCCTTGGCATCGGCGCGCTTGCTGCGCATCACATACTCGCTGTATGCGGGCAATGCAATCGCCGCCAGGATCGCCAGAATGGCCACCACAATCATGACCTCGATCAAAGTGAACCCGTGCTGACGCACATGCTTAGGCTGTGGTTTGGGAGAGAAGAATCGGCTGTTCATGGTTTCCGCCCACTCACTGCATCTGGCGCCAGCTCGGCACCTTGAAGAAACGCCCCCCCAACTCAACATAGCGTGGGTCGGTGGTCTCGCAGTCCTGCCCCACACAGTTTGTTTTGCCTTCATCACCTGTCTTCGTATCCACATCCCCGGGTTTGGTTTCTTCGCGATTGCCACCCGTCTCTGCAAACAGACTTGAGTTCTGCGGTGCATTGCCCGTCACGCCGTTGACCACTGTGCGATAGCCAACGGCAGCGGATGTTTCCACAGCCTCACAGGGATCGTTGCTGACAGCAGCGACTGCGGGCACGTCCGAATACAACGAAAGCAGTTCGCCGTCGAACCACGTGGGGTTGCGCAACACACGCTCACGCTCAACCGGCAGGTCGAGGTACCAACCCCGCTTGGTGGTGCCGATCACGTTGGCGAAATCCTCATCGACTTGGCCGTCTCCGTTTTCGTCTTTGGTCGTGTTGCTGCTGGTGGACCATTCACTGGTGAAGGTCTGTTCAACCATGCTGGTGCCGCGCGTGCCCGGCAACGGACTCCAGCTGGCTTTGGTCATGTCTGCTGCAGCCGACACCGTGACACCGCCCGCCGAATAGCCGCCCGTTGTCTTCAGCTCAAAGCCATAGTCATACAGGCCGTAGAAAGACTGAACCGACTCATCTCCGCGATCTGCCAAGGTCACGTTTCGCCCCGTTCCAAAGGTCACCACCAAGCCCCCGCTGGGATGAACCATGTACACCGGCGCTGTGGTGATGGGCTGCTCAGCGCCGTCGTCATTCAAGGCCTTGAACATCGCGCCCCCTCCAGCCACGCGCCATTCGCTTGCCGTAGTACTGGCCAAGTCAAATTTATACAGTTTGCCGCGCAGGTCACCCGCGTAAGCCACATCAACCCGGCCGTCGCCGTTCAAATCGATCAAACGTGGTGCAGACAAACCGTTGCTGCCATTCAAGGTCGCATCGGCATAAATCTTCTCAGGCGCAGAGCCATCAAGGTACTGAATGATCAGCACTGCCTTCTCATCGGTGCTGTTGTAACCATTGCCAGTCACCAAGGCCCATTTGTCATTGTTCATGCGCACGATCTGGCGTGACGACAAGGCGTTGCTTTTCTCTCTGACTGGTTTCTGAAAGATGTAGCCGATGTCCGGGTCGGCAGCGCTGTTGCCAGGCAGCACCCCATTGGTGGTGTCCATCTTCACCGATGTCGCAGCCACAGCAGCCGGATCGGTGACATCGATCATGAAATACCCTTTGCCGCCGGCCCCCATGAAGCCCACAAGCATCGTGCCCCAGCTGGAACACCTCGAACCCGAATAAGTCTTGCAGTAATCAGCTGTGAACGGCGATCCATCAACAAAGTACTTGTGCGAATAACCTGGGTCCGTAAGACTGGCCAAATTGGCATAAGCCCCCAGGGGCACATAGGCAAACAGCTCACTGCCATCGTCCGCATCAAAGGCATGCAGCATGCCGTCGTTGGCACCGACGAACAGGGCATTGGTTCGATTTTTCTTGTCGGCTACAAAGTCCAGGTAGTCCCCGGTGGTGTAGCCTGCATTGGGCACGCCCTTCATGAACCAAACGTCGGAATTCACGATGTCACCCAGCATGGAAGCACGATTCCGAAAGCTGCCCCCGTTCTTTTGCTCCTTCGTCCGATCTCCGCGCAAATAGGCCAGCCGATTCGTACCCAGCGTGGTGGTGGTGGGATTAACCGTGGCGGTACCGCGCAAGGCGGTTTGTTGATCCGCGCTCAAGTCCGTCCAGTTGAATGGATGGCCACTCCACACGGGAGTCGCACCTGTCAAATCAACCTGCGCTGTGAAAATTTTCCGTGCGGTGGCGCCCGTTGAGGTGAGCTGACTAGCGGCCGTGCCCGTCCAGGGACTCGTGGCAGCAACACCGCCACCGTTGGCCACAGACTTCAGGGTCACCGCAGTCACATCGCCCGACCATTGCTCTGTGTCATAAGACGTGTAATACGCATCAGAATCCGCATAAGCTGACAGTGTGCTCCCCGTGGCCGAGGTCACTTGCTGTTGAGGCACCGGAATCACGTCCGTCAACAGGTCTTTGATGGCGTCAACCAATTCCTGCTGAGTTGTAGCGGGATAATATTTTCCGCGACCATTGATAGCCGCATGCATCATTTCCATGTAAAGTGAATTGCCACTCCATGTATGCGTAGGCCAGCTCAATGTGCCCAACATGAGTCGTTTCAAGTCAGCACTATCAAACAACGTTTCACCCGTCGCCAGCTTGGGACTGGAATTCCAACCCGAAGCTGTCTTACCATAACCGATAGTGTAGGTACTCACATGCTGCCAGGTGGCAGGGTCGTTCTGAGGATTCCAGAAAGGATCAATCCCATTCTGAACAGTCGTTATACGACTAAGCGCTTTAACGTTGTTGTTACCCGAGATTCCATCAGCATCTTTAGCCCAATAATGAAAGGCCAAGTCTGCAAGTGTATTTTTGTATGAATTAGAAGAATTTTGGGCTTGTTTATAGATGTTTG
Protein-coding regions in this window:
- the purT gene encoding formate-dependent phosphoribosylglycinamide formyltransferase, which gives rise to MTTLGTPLSSHATKVMLLGSGELGKEVLMSLQRLGVETIAVDRYDHAPGHQVAHHARTITMSDPAQLKALIEAEKPDLVVPEIEAIATPMLEELEAAGGVRVIPTARAARLTMDREGIRRLAAETLGLPTSPYRFCDSLAELQAAITGADGQPAIGYPCVVKPVMSSSGKGQSKVDGPEDVACAWDYAMEGGRVAKGRVIVEGFIDFDYEITLLTVRARNAQGEIETQFCEPIGHLQQSGDYVESWQPQPMQAAALQSARAIAKAVTDNLGQGRDGQPSGLGLYGVELFVQGDQVWFSEVSPRPHDTGLVTLATQWQSEFELHARAILGLPVDTRLRNAGASAVIYGGVDGHGLVFDGVAEALSVPDSDLRLFGKPEGFVKRRMGVALARAEAVPEARERARLAASRVKPRLP
- a CDS encoding type IV pilin protein codes for the protein MNSRFFSPKPQPKHVRQHGFTLIEVMIVVAILAILAAIALPAYSEYVMRSKRADAKAGLQAAAVWVERVSTSTGKYPADADFPAALQTVKSDAYTISYAQSGSGYTLTATAKGGQANDKCKDFTLTNTGVQDVVGASLPATECWAR
- a CDS encoding PilC/PilY family type IV pilus protein, coding for MKKFQICKLSLALGACGLLTVMPASAGKLSFAEAPAGSIVVTPPPPNLILTLDNSTSMRDNKDGGVLSRFDNLKAALVTAFSSTNVPENSIRLGWNTLNNFTLNRKTYSCASFSASANSCGAEGNIVRPLTEAHRNNFISWVNNIFTSSGSTPTHNAYQTALAEYDKPYSQINSPWAESPGTRVGDYLTCRKSYVMLLTDGEYNISQSNGVEFNSSTDLDGVGRVLGDGSTSYPPASVNSANIYKQAQNSSNSYKNTLADLAFHYWAKDADGISGNNNVKALSRITTVQNGIDPFWNPQNDPATWQHVSTYTIGYGKTASGWNSSPKLATGETLFDSADLKRLMLGTLSWPTHTWSGNSLYMEMMHAAINGRGKYYPATTQQELVDAIKDLLTDVIPVPQQQVTSATGSTLSAYADSDAYYTSYDTEQWSGDVTAVTLKSVANGGGVAATSPWTGTAASQLTSTGATARKIFTAQVDLTGATPVWSGHPFNWTDLSADQQTALRGTATVNPTTTTLGTNRLAYLRGDRTKEQKNGGSFRNRASMLGDIVNSDVWFMKGVPNAGYTTGDYLDFVADKKNRTNALFVGANDGMLHAFDADDGSELFAYVPLGAYANLASLTDPGYSHKYFVDGSPFTADYCKTYSGSRCSSWGTMLVGFMGAGGKGYFMIDVTDPAAVAATSVKMDTTNGVLPGNSAADPDIGYIFQKPVREKSNALSSRQIVRMNNDKWALVTGNGYNSTDEKAVLIIQYLDGSAPEKIYADATLNGSNGLSAPRLIDLNGDGRVDVAYAGDLRGKLYKFDLASTTASEWRVAGGGAMFKALNDDGAEQPITTAPVYMVHPSGGLVVTFGTGRNVTLADRGDESVQSFYGLYDYGFELKTTGGYSAGGVTVSAAADMTKASWSPLPGTRGTSMVEQTFTSEWSTSSNTTKDENGDGQVDEDFANVIGTTKRGWYLDLPVERERVLRNPTWFDGELLSLYSDVPAVAAVSNDPCEAVETSAAVGYRTVVNGVTGNAPQNSSLFAETGGNREETKPGDVDTKTGDEGKTNCVGQDCETTDPRYVELGGRFFKVPSWRQMQ